In the genome of Acidimicrobiia bacterium, one region contains:
- a CDS encoding amidohydrolase family protein — protein sequence MELPKIISVDDHVVEPPHVWQTWLPAKHREKGPRVERKRWGAFRLRRGAKYEMTEDPDGEWGDAWIYEDKVIYVQKKFVAIPKSATPGDDLSKFDKTVMTMTATTYDDMRPGCYDAKERKKDFELNWVDASLPFPTFPRFCGQTFYEADDKDLALACVRAYNDWMVEEWCDPSIGVNIPLCIIPLWDVQLAAAEIERNAARGVRAVCFSELPTKLDLPSIHTGYWDPMFQVCADTGTTVCMHVGSSSTDPFSSPDAPKGVGSMVAFNNSMASLGDYLFGGIMHRFPKLKIAYSEGQIGWIPYALERADTVWEEHNAWQNSKRLCPEPPSTYYYGRVFGCFTWDRHGVRSLDEVGEHQICFETDYPHTDTTWPNSKEYCEKMLAGVDDEQQRYNILRGNAIRMLELDRV from the coding sequence GTGGAGCTGCCGAAGATCATCAGCGTCGACGACCACGTCGTGGAGCCGCCGCACGTCTGGCAGACCTGGCTGCCGGCGAAGCACCGGGAGAAGGGGCCGCGCGTCGAGCGCAAGCGCTGGGGAGCGTTCCGGCTCCGGCGCGGCGCGAAGTACGAGATGACCGAGGACCCCGACGGCGAGTGGGGCGACGCCTGGATCTACGAGGACAAGGTCATCTACGTCCAGAAGAAGTTCGTCGCGATCCCGAAGTCGGCGACGCCCGGCGACGACCTCTCGAAGTTCGACAAGACGGTCATGACGATGACCGCGACGACGTACGACGACATGCGTCCCGGCTGCTACGACGCCAAGGAGCGCAAGAAGGACTTCGAGCTCAACTGGGTCGACGCCTCGCTGCCGTTCCCGACGTTCCCGCGGTTCTGCGGGCAGACGTTCTACGAGGCCGACGACAAGGACCTCGCGCTGGCGTGCGTGCGCGCGTACAACGACTGGATGGTCGAGGAGTGGTGCGACCCGTCGATCGGCGTCAACATCCCGCTGTGCATCATCCCGCTGTGGGACGTGCAGCTCGCCGCCGCGGAGATCGAGCGGAACGCGGCGCGTGGCGTGCGCGCGGTGTGCTTCTCGGAGCTGCCGACGAAGCTCGACCTGCCGAGCATCCACACCGGCTACTGGGACCCGATGTTCCAGGTGTGCGCCGACACCGGCACGACCGTGTGCATGCACGTCGGGTCGTCGTCGACCGACCCGTTCTCGTCGCCCGACGCCCCGAAGGGCGTCGGCAGCATGGTCGCGTTCAACAACTCGATGGCATCGCTCGGCGACTACCTCTTCGGCGGGATCATGCACCGCTTCCCGAAGCTGAAGATCGCGTACTCCGAGGGCCAGATCGGGTGGATCCCCTACGCTCTCGAGCGGGCCGACACGGTGTGGGAGGAGCACAACGCGTGGCAGAACTCCAAGCGGCTGTGTCCCGAGCCCCCGTCGACCTACTACTACGGCCGGGTCTTCGGGTGCTTCACGTGGGACCGGCACGGCGTGCGCTCGCTCGACGAGGTCGGTGAGCACCAGATCTGCTTCGAGACCGACTACCCGCACACCGACACGACGTGGCCGAACTCGAAGGAGTACTGCGAGAAGATGCTCGCCGGCGTGGACGACGAGCAGCAGCGCTACAACATCCTGCGCGGCAACGCGATCCGGATGCTCGAGCTCGACCGCGTCTGA
- a CDS encoding polysaccharide deacetylase family protein, producing MRTRVAAGALAVASIVLVSACTSAGGRRASDRPPSRTTPHTVPVTRAPVTVASTTTTTLPPGPRAPVVSRVAVHAPVVFITIDDGYTRDPRVLALVKLLHLPITAFVIRGPALAGLAYWRALQAAGARIEDHTITHPHLQQLDLADQEHEICGPLDEFATWFGTRPTLFRPPYGDYDEATRYAAATCGIHAVVLWRATLSDGKLAAQGGRLQPGDIILMHWRPTLYDDLVHLLALLRAQHLGVGQLEGALAAAGD from the coding sequence GTGCGGACAAGGGTCGCGGCCGGTGCCCTCGCGGTCGCGTCGATCGTGCTCGTGTCGGCGTGCACGTCGGCCGGAGGCCGCCGCGCGTCCGACCGACCTCCGTCGCGGACGACCCCGCACACGGTGCCGGTCACGCGCGCGCCGGTGACGGTCGCGTCGACGACGACGACCACGCTGCCGCCGGGCCCGCGGGCACCCGTCGTCAGCCGGGTCGCGGTGCACGCGCCCGTCGTGTTCATCACGATCGACGACGGCTACACGCGCGATCCGCGCGTGCTCGCGCTCGTGAAGCTGCTGCACCTGCCGATCACCGCGTTCGTGATCCGCGGCCCCGCGCTCGCCGGTCTTGCATACTGGCGCGCCCTCCAGGCTGCGGGCGCGCGCATCGAGGACCACACGATCACGCACCCGCATCTCCAGCAGCTGGACCTCGCGGACCAGGAGCACGAGATCTGCGGCCCGTTGGACGAGTTCGCGACCTGGTTCGGGACGCGTCCGACGCTGTTCCGGCCGCCGTACGGCGACTACGACGAAGCGACGCGCTACGCGGCCGCGACGTGCGGGATCCACGCCGTCGTCCTGTGGCGGGCGACGTTGAGCGACGGCAAGCTCGCCGCGCAGGGCGGTCGCCTCCAACCCGGCGACATCATCCTGATGCACTGGCGCCCGACGCTCTACGACGACCTCGTCCATCTGCTCGCGCTGTTGCGGGCCCAGCATCTCGGCGTCGGGCAACTGGAGGGCGCGCTCGCCGCGGCCGGTGATTGA